The region AGATTGGTAAAAAAGAAACAACAACTAAAATTAGTGCAAAAAATATTGGTCGACCAACTTGCTTTGCTGATTTGATTATTATCTCAATTCTTTGTTTATTTGAAATATGATTTTTACCTTGAAGATATTTATGGGCATTTTCAACCATTACTATTGTTGCATCAACCATTGCTCCAATAGCAATTGCAATACCACCTAAACTCATAATATTTGAACCAAGTCCAAATAGCTTCATAAATAAAAATGTAAATAATACAGTTATTGGAAGTGTAATTATAATAATAAGGGCACTTCTTAAATGGAAAAGAAATAGTGCAGAAACTAGCATTACAATTATAGATTCTTCTACAAGAGTATGTTTTAAAGTATCAATTGCCTTATCGATAAGTGAAGTTCTATCGTAAGTCTCGACAACTTCGACCCCGTCAACTTTTAGTGTTTTGATTTTTTCTTTTACTCTTTTGATTACATCATAAGGATTTTCACCATATCTTACAACAATAATTCCACCAACAGTTTCACCTTGACCATTTAAATCTGCCATTCCTCTTCTATTTGTAGGCGTAATATTTACTTCGGCAATATCTTTTACTAATAGTGGAATAGAATCATTTGTTTTAACAGTAATATTTTCAATATTTTCACTTGTTTTCAAAAAAGCTTTTGCTTGAATCATGTGTTCAAAACCATTTTCTAAAATGATTCTTCCACCTTTTTCATCATTATTATTTTCTAAAGCTTTTTTAACATCTTTTATACTTAAATCATATTGTACCAATTTATCTTGGTCTAAAGTTATCTCATAGTTTTTGATAAACCCACCGACAGAAGCAACTTCACTTACTCCATCAACTCCTAAAAGTGCAAATTTATAATAATAATCTTGCAAGGTTTTTAGTTCATCAAGAGATTTTGTATCAGATTTTAATGCATACTCATAAGCCCAACCAACACCTGTAGCATCTGGACCAATTGCAACATCAACTCCTGCAGGAAAAGAACCTTGAAGTTGAGATAGTTGCTCTAATATTCTGTTTCTTGAATCATATAAATCTGTACCATCTTTAAATATTATATATATAAGGGCATTTTGAAATGAACTCATTGCCCTAACAGTTTCAATATTAGGAAGACTCATTAGATTGGAAATCAAAGGGTAAGAAACTTGGTCTTCGATTGTTTTGGGACTTTGTCCTGGCCATTTTACTTGTACAATAACTTGTGGAGGAGAAAGGTCAGGTAGTGCATCTAAGCTACTATTTTTAATAGCCCAAAAAGAGGCAACAATTAAAATAAGTGTTGTAATAAGAATAAAAAATTTATTTTTTATACTATATGAAATAATTGATTCAACCATGATATTTTTTACCAATCCCCATCATCGGAATTATATAAGCCATTTGTAATGGAATCTGAATCTAATAAGAATAGGGCATTATTAATAACTTCTTCATTTTCTTCTAAGCCACTTATTATTTCATATTTATTTGAAGAGATTCTTTTTGCTTCAATCTCTATTGGTTCAATTTCAGTTTTAGATAACATTTTGAAAACATATTTTTTGTCACCTTTTAACAGTACAGCAGTTTTAGGAAGAGTTAGCATGGGCTTTTTATTTTTTTGTAATAGCACTTTTCCAAACATATTTGGGAAAAATATTAAATCACTATTTTCTACTATAAATCTTACATCAATACTTTTTGTTTCACGGGTAACAATTGGATAGATTTTGTCAACTTTTGTTTTAATAGGAGTTTGAACTCCATCAATATAAATTTTTGCTTCCATATTTTTTTTAATGAACTGTAAATCTTTTTGATAAACTGAAGCTATAAACCATAATTTATCTAAGGATGCCAATTGAAAAAGAAGATTTCCTTTTTTTATTGAACTACCATTATTTAAATTCTTTTTTAATATAACTGCATTTACAGGAGAATAAACAGGAATATCTTTTATAAGAGTTTTTGATTTCCTAATTTTGTTTATTGTTGAGGTTGGGATATCTAAAGATTTTAATTTTTCTATATTACTATTTAAAAGTTGTTTATTAAATTTTTTTGATAATTGAATCTCTTGTTGTATAGATAAAACTTCATCAGAATAAAGAGAAAAAAGTTTTTCAC is a window of Halarcobacter sp. DNA encoding:
- a CDS encoding efflux RND transporter periplasmic adaptor subunit, whose protein sequence is MKLIMSALLVGFTILNAQILEVEQLFNKKLVKVKKEQIGTLKSFYGRITFDEREIFDIVSRFDGYVTNLQANEQYKSVKKGEKLFSLYSDEVLSIQQEIQLSKKFNKQLLNSNIEKLKSLDIPTSTINKIRKSKTLIKDIPVYSPVNAVILKKNLNNGSSIKKGNLLFQLASLDKLWFIASVYQKDLQFIKKNMEAKIYIDGVQTPIKTKVDKIYPIVTRETKSIDVRFIVENSDLIFFPNMFGKVLLQKNKKPMLTLPKTAVLLKGDKKYVFKMLSKTEIEPIEIEAKRISSNKYEIISGLEENEEVINNALFLLDSDSITNGLYNSDDGDW